A stretch of Castanea sativa cultivar Marrone di Chiusa Pesio chromosome 2, ASM4071231v1 DNA encodes these proteins:
- the LOC142625139 gene encoding uncharacterized protein LOC142625139, which produces MGGSRFVQKRYSSNRPQMNGAVEAANKSIKKILVKMTDTYKDWHEYLPFALCAYRTSVCTSTDATSYSLVYGMEAILPTEVEIPSLRILSQIELSEAEWARSRYEQLNMINEKRMTAMCHG; this is translated from the coding sequence atgggtGGAAGCCGCTTCGTACAAAAGCGTTACTCAAGCAATCGCCCTCAGATGAATGGTGCAGTGGAAGCCGCTAACAAGAGCATAAAGAAAATCTTGGTGAAGATGACAGACACATATAAAGATTGGCATGAGTACTTGCCGTTTGCCTTGTGTGCATATCGCACATCTGTTTGTACTTCCACGGATGCGACCTCGTATTCATTAGTATATGGCATGGAGGCCATCCTCCCCACAGAGGTAGAGATCCCGTCTCTTAGGATTTTATCTCAAATAGAGCTGTCAGAAGCTGAATGGGCTCGTTCTCGATATGAACAACTGAATATGATAAATGAAAAGCGCATGACCGCAATGTGCCATGGATAG